In the genome of Streptomyces aquilus, the window GCCGGGGCGGCGTTGGCGGGGCCGACCCGCACGCCCATCTCGCCGATCGCGCAGGCACCGCCGGACTTGGCGGCGGCGGAGGCGCCGGTGTCCTTGCCGCCGTCGTCGTCGGAACAGCCGGTCAGCAGGAAGGCCGCGGCGAGGGTGGCGGCGGCGAGGGGGAGGGCGCGCATGGTGGGTCCTTGGATGCTCCGGGCGGCGCGGTGCCGCTGAGGCTCGTGCATGGATCATCACGCACGAGCCCGGGCAACGGTTGCCCGCCCCCGCCGAACAGCCTCTAGGTCCAGCCGCGTCGAACAGCCTCTACGTCAGCCCAAGCTCGCCGAACGGCCTCTACGTCAGCCCAGGCTCGCCGTAGGCAGGCCCGACGGCAGCTTGCCGCCCTCGGACTTGGTGTACGTCTCCGCGCCGAGGCCGCCCTCCCACGTCACCTTGAGGGTGGTCTTGTCGACGGAGTCGACCATCCCGGTCGCCCGGTCCTTGCTGCCGTCCGTGCACTTGAGGTGGATCATCTGCATGCCGGACTCCTCGCCCGCGGTCCCGCTGCACACGGTCCCGCCGGTCGCGAACAGCCCCGCCTCGGTGCCGTTGACCATCAGGACGACGGCCTTGCCCTTGGCGGTGGTGAGCCAGCTGCCGGCGAGGTCACCGGAGGGGGCCGCGGAGCCGGAGGACGAGGCCGGGCCGCTGACGGACGCGCTCACGCTCGGGGTGGCGTCGTCGGAGTCGGACCCGCCGTCCGAGCTGCACGCACCCAGCACGAGGGCGCCCGCCAGCGCCAGAGCCGCGGCCGCCGCGGTCCGCGAGAAGTTCCCTGAAGCCGAAGCCGAAGCCGAAGCCGAACCCATGAAAGCTCCCTAGCGGATGGCAGGCGACGCCCCGACACCGGCGACGCTACGACCGCAGCAAGCTACCAGGACGACTTGCGGACCCCCGGAAGGTACCCGGCATGCGCCTGCTCCCGCAGGCTCACCCGGGACAGGCCGAAGGCCCGGAAGTAGCCGCGCGGCCGGCCGTCCACCTGGTCGCGGTTGCGCACCCGGGTGGCGCTGGCGTCCCGCGGCTGCCTGCCCAACTCCCGCTGGGCCGCGAGACGTTCGGCATCCGTCGAGGACGGCCGCCGGATGATCTCCTTCAGCTCGGCACGTCGCTCGGCGTACCGGGCGACGATCTCCTGCCGCTTCCCGTTCTTCGCGATCTTGCTCTTCTTGGCCATCAGATCCTCACTCCCCGCGCGCGGATGCGCGCCACGGCCGCCTCGACGCCGATCGTGTCGACGGTCTTGATCCCCTTCGCGCTCAGCCGCAGCCGGACGTGGCGGCCCTCGCTGGGCAGCCAGTACCGCTTGGACTGGATGTTGGGGTCGAAGCGGCGCGAGGTGCGCCGGTGGGAGTGGGAGATGCGGTTGCCGAAGCCGGGCCGGGCGCCGGTCAGCATGCAGTGGGCGGACACGGGTGACGCACCTCTCTCGAAGCAGTTGTGTAAATGGAATTCATTTTCAGTAAGATACACGGCATGGCTCGCAACGAACTCCGCCCGGTCATCAAGCTCCGGTCCACGGCCGGGACCGGCTTCACCTATGTCACCCGCAAGAACCGCCGCAACGACCCGGACCGCATGACCCTGCGCAAGTACGACCCGGTCGTCGGCCGCCACGTCGACTTCCGAGAGGAGCGCTGACCGCCACCATGCGCAAGGACATCCATCCGGCGTACGGTCCCGTCGTCTTCCGGGACCGCGCCGCGAACCACGCCTTCCTCACCCGCTCGACGATGACGAGCGAGAAGACGGTCGAGTGGGAGGACGGCAACACCTACCCGGTCGTGGACGTCGAGATCTCGAACGTCAGCCACCCCTTCTACACCGGCACCGCGCGCGTCCTGGACACTGCGGGCCGCGTGGAGCGCTTCGAGCGGCGCTACGGCCGGTCGGGGGAGCGGGGCTGATGCTCTCGGTCGTGATCGTCGGCGGGCTGCACGCCGACGCCCGTAAGGCGGCCGTCGATCGGCTCCTCGCCGACGTGCCCGGCAGCGTCGTACTCCACCACGACCTGGCGACGGCCGCGGCGGGCACCGTCGTGCGGACCGTGCGCGACGGCTCCGGCCTGCTGTCCGCCGGGGAGACGCCCCTGGTCAACGACTGTGCGTGCTGTGCGCTGCGTGAAGACCTGGTGCCCGAGCTGCGGCGCCTCGCGGACGACGGGACGACGCGGCTCGCGATCGTCGAACTGTGGGACTCCGTCGAGCCCAAGGCCATGGCGGAGGTGGTGACCGCCGGCGGCCTCATGGTCACCGGTGTGATC includes:
- the rpsN gene encoding 30S ribosomal protein S14; the protein is MAKKSKIAKNGKRQEIVARYAERRAELKEIIRRPSSTDAERLAAQRELGRQPRDASATRVRNRDQVDGRPRGYFRAFGLSRVSLREQAHAGYLPGVRKSSW
- the rpmB gene encoding 50S ribosomal protein L28; translated protein: MSAHCMLTGARPGFGNRISHSHRRTSRRFDPNIQSKRYWLPSEGRHVRLRLSAKGIKTVDTIGVEAAVARIRARGVRI
- the rpmG gene encoding 50S ribosomal protein L33; this translates as MARNELRPVIKLRSTAGTGFTYVTRKNRRNDPDRMTLRKYDPVVGRHVDFREER
- a CDS encoding type B 50S ribosomal protein L31 — its product is MRKDIHPAYGPVVFRDRAANHAFLTRSTMTSEKTVEWEDGNTYPVVDVEISNVSHPFYTGTARVLDTAGRVERFERRYGRSGERG